In the genome of Bradyrhizobium sp. CIAT3101, one region contains:
- a CDS encoding ScpA family protein, with protein sequence MTAEILSFETGRPAELAEDEPALVVDVEGYEGPLDLLLALARNQKVDLAKISILALADQYLHFIEAARKIRLELAADYLVMAAWLAFLKSRLLLPEPPSAEGPSAEEMATALANRLRRLEAIREAANRLMNRQQLLRDIFPRGEPEQIAEIRHPKYTATLYDLLTAYASQRQSRVLASVHLAKRTVWSLAEARATLERLVGSITEQDDWGVLDDFLVRHVADPTQRATVFASSFAAALELVREGQLELNQKEAFAPIYFRKGRPKPVVDAAPAPDAPVG encoded by the coding sequence ATGACCGCAGAAATCCTATCGTTTGAAACCGGGCGGCCCGCAGAGCTGGCCGAGGATGAACCGGCGCTGGTCGTCGACGTCGAGGGCTATGAAGGTCCGCTCGACCTGTTGCTCGCGCTGGCGCGAAACCAGAAGGTCGATCTCGCCAAGATCTCGATCCTGGCGCTGGCCGACCAGTACCTCCACTTCATCGAAGCTGCGCGAAAGATCCGGCTCGAGCTTGCCGCCGACTATCTCGTGATGGCCGCCTGGCTTGCCTTCCTGAAATCGCGCCTGCTGCTGCCGGAGCCGCCGAGTGCGGAAGGTCCGAGCGCCGAGGAAATGGCAACCGCGCTCGCCAACCGTCTGCGTCGCCTGGAAGCCATTCGCGAAGCCGCCAACCGGCTGATGAACCGGCAGCAATTGCTGCGCGACATTTTCCCGCGCGGTGAGCCCGAGCAGATCGCCGAGATCAGGCATCCGAAATATACCGCGACGCTGTACGACCTGCTCACGGCCTATGCCTCCCAGCGCCAGTCGCGCGTGCTGGCGAGCGTGCATCTGGCCAAGCGCACGGTGTGGTCGCTCGCCGAGGCGCGCGCCACGCTGGAGCGGCTGGTCGGCAGCATCACCGAACAGGACGATTGGGGCGTGCTCGACGATTTCCTGGTCCGTCACGTCGCCGATCCGACGCAGCGTGCGACGGTGTTCGCCTCGAGCTTCGCCGCTGCGCTTGAGCTCGTGCGCGAAGGTCAACTCGAGCTGAACCAGAAAGAGGCGTTTGCGCCCATCTATTTCCGGAAGGGGCGCCCGAAGCCGGTCGTGGACGCAGCTCCTGCGCCCGATGCGCCGGTCGGTTAA
- the scpB gene encoding SMC-Scp complex subunit ScpB yields MASLAEVRVEEAEPMENESQARPEELRLLEALLFASNEPLDTATLAKRMPEGVDVKAALEQLQADYALRGVNLVRVANKWTFRTAGDLSWLMTRESTETRRLSRAAIEVLAIIAYHQPVTRAEIEEIRGVVTSKGTLDVLLETGWIKPRGRRKTPGRPLTFGTTEDFLSQFTLEQLGDLPGLEELKGTGLLDSRLPTGFSVPTPSDDPALREDEDPLEPGEDLDLALAPAAEPETPPEGGNEGGEGGSEE; encoded by the coding sequence ATGGCAAGCCTGGCTGAAGTGCGGGTAGAAGAGGCCGAGCCGATGGAGAACGAGTCCCAGGCACGTCCCGAAGAATTGCGGCTGCTGGAAGCGCTGCTGTTTGCTTCGAATGAACCACTGGATACGGCGACGCTGGCCAAGCGCATGCCCGAGGGCGTCGACGTCAAGGCCGCGCTTGAGCAGCTCCAGGCCGACTACGCCTTGCGCGGCGTGAACCTCGTGCGGGTCGCCAACAAATGGACGTTCCGCACCGCCGGCGATCTGTCCTGGCTGATGACGCGCGAGAGCACCGAGACCCGCCGCCTGTCGCGCGCGGCGATCGAGGTTCTGGCGATCATCGCCTATCACCAGCCGGTGACGCGCGCCGAGATCGAAGAGATCCGCGGTGTCGTCACCTCCAAGGGCACGCTCGACGTGCTGCTGGAGACGGGCTGGATCAAGCCGCGCGGTCGTCGCAAGACGCCCGGCCGCCCGCTGACCTTCGGAACCACTGAGGACTTCCTGTCGCAGTTCACCCTGGAACAGCTTGGCGACCTGCCGGGCCTGGAGGAACTGAAGGGCACCGGCCTGCTGGATTCGCGCCTGCCGACCGGCTTCAGCGTACCGACGCCCTCGGATGACCCGGCGCTGCGTGAGGACGAGGATCCCCTGGAACCGGGCGAGGACCTCGATCTGGCGCTGGCGCCCGCGGCCGAGCCCGAGACGCCGCCGGAAGGCGGCAA